One Thermoplasma volcanium GSS1 genomic window carries:
- a CDS encoding aspartate ammonia-lyase — MRTERDVIGEIQLEDTVFYGINTARAKENFRITGLTSDSDHIVSIAQIKKAAAMANAEAGALDKEKAEFIEKACDEIISGRYHDQFVIDVYQAGAGTSFNMNANEVIANVALTLMGKNKGDYSVIHPNDHVNMSQSTNDVYPTMMRLTVTKKVKKLKEAISDLIESLEKKSKELRGIPKPGRTHLQDAAPVTVGLEFSAYAYAIKKDRDEITDALDYIMELNIGGTAVGTGINTSKNYQENVVKHIAEITRENFRKSSNLMGIMQFMTDFSRVMNAVTNLALDIEKIANDIRLLYSGPGTGIHEIIIPAVQQGSSIMPGKINPSIAEAMNMICHSVIGAQQAVNMSVQAGQLELNVMMPNIDYELTRSIDIMRNGLIMFKEKLIDGIKANVNTCREHLANSFGSAALLNPYLGYDNVAKIVREAVETGKSIKSLVLATGKITEEQYMKIMESGVPKD; from the coding sequence ATGAGAACTGAAAGGGATGTAATTGGAGAAATACAGCTTGAAGATACTGTATTTTACGGTATAAATACTGCTAGGGCCAAGGAAAATTTCAGGATAACCGGCCTGACCTCCGATTCTGACCACATCGTTTCTATTGCACAGATAAAAAAAGCAGCAGCCATGGCTAATGCGGAAGCTGGTGCACTGGACAAGGAAAAAGCTGAATTTATAGAGAAAGCGTGTGATGAGATCATAAGTGGAAGATACCACGACCAATTTGTTATAGATGTTTACCAGGCCGGTGCTGGAACATCTTTCAACATGAACGCAAATGAGGTAATTGCAAACGTTGCACTTACATTAATGGGCAAGAACAAAGGAGATTACTCAGTAATACACCCCAACGACCACGTCAACATGAGCCAATCAACAAATGACGTTTATCCTACAATGATGCGGCTAACGGTGACGAAAAAAGTGAAGAAACTTAAGGAGGCCATTTCCGACTTAATAGAAAGCCTGGAAAAGAAATCCAAGGAACTTAGGGGTATACCAAAACCAGGCAGGACGCACCTTCAGGATGCAGCACCTGTAACGGTTGGATTGGAATTTTCTGCCTACGCATATGCAATAAAAAAGGATAGAGATGAAATTACTGATGCCCTTGATTATATAATGGAATTAAACATAGGGGGGACGGCAGTCGGCACGGGCATAAATACATCAAAAAATTATCAGGAGAACGTTGTAAAGCATATAGCTGAGATAACGAGGGAAAATTTCAGGAAGAGCAGCAATCTGATGGGAATTATGCAGTTTATGACTGATTTTTCGAGAGTGATGAATGCTGTTACGAACCTAGCACTAGATATTGAAAAGATAGCTAATGACATAAGGCTTCTCTACTCAGGTCCTGGGACAGGTATACATGAAATAATAATACCCGCGGTGCAGCAAGGTTCGTCCATAATGCCTGGAAAAATAAATCCGTCCATAGCAGAGGCAATGAACATGATATGCCATTCGGTTATAGGTGCGCAACAGGCAGTAAACATGAGCGTACAGGCCGGGCAACTGGAACTAAATGTAATGATGCCTAATATAGATTACGAGCTAACGAGATCAATCGACATAATGAGAAACGGCCTAATAATGTTCAAAGAAAAACTCATCGACGGGATCAAGGCCAACGTAAACACATGCAGAGAACATCTCGCAAATAGCTTTGGATCCGCTGCACTCTTGAATCCATACCTTGGCTATGATAATGTTGCAAAGATAGTCAGAGAAGCCGTCGAAACTGGTAAATCAATAAAATCATTAGTGTTAGCAACTGGTAAAATCACAGAAGAGCAGTATATGAAAATTATGGAAAGTGGAGTCCCAAAGGATTGA
- a CDS encoding Lrp/AsnC family transcriptional regulator has protein sequence MEKKDISDQYLEGYSCDVAIRWSKIDPSLLPVDELDKQIICFLRYNARISNAEIAKALNTSEATVRRRINELVKKKIIIGFSALVDLQAVENSIKAYIIIDVDPNRMDEIAGAISDNINVLSLYRRRGKNQLIAETLFLNLEAIENFEAFISKLNGVKNFETMIISKAYRKNPWIGI, from the coding sequence ATGGAGAAGAAAGACATTTCAGATCAGTACTTGGAGGGATATAGCTGTGATGTCGCCATAAGGTGGTCGAAAATAGATCCCTCTTTGCTCCCCGTGGATGAACTCGATAAACAAATAATATGTTTTTTAAGGTACAATGCACGCATATCGAACGCCGAAATAGCCAAAGCTCTGAACACAAGCGAAGCAACGGTGAGGCGAAGAATAAACGAACTGGTAAAGAAAAAGATCATAATAGGATTCTCCGCACTTGTTGATCTTCAAGCAGTGGAAAACAGTATAAAAGCATATATAATAATTGACGTAGACCCAAATAGGATGGATGAAATAGCGGGAGCCATAAGCGATAATATAAACGTCCTTAGTCTCTACAGAAGGCGTGGTAAAAACCAACTGATAGCAGAAACGCTCTTCCTTAATTTGGAAGCAATTGAGAATTTTGAGGCTTTTATTTCAAAACTAAATGGGGTTAAAAATTTTGAAACAATGATCATATCCAAGGCTTACCGTAAAAACCCGTGGATAGGAATATAG
- a CDS encoding tRNA (N(6)-L-threonylcarbamoyladenosine(37)-C(2))-methylthiotransferase — translation MKIYFEAYGCTLNQGETALYVNKLLNEGNTLVSNPKEADLSIIGTCAVIKKTEDHMMARIQNLSRFGKVEVIGCLAPVKGKTMVEDNVSVIEKDRFRSFQEVIDEVSPVNAEIVSGIPINQGCTGKCNFCVSHIARGKLVSRKPEKIAGQIKILLQRGIKEIKITSLDTAAYGKDIGLRLPHLIRTITEIGDDFRLRVGMMEPKNTLEIVDDLISAYRSEKVFKFLHLPVQSGDDYVLEVMNREYTVSDFIRITGKFREAFPDSTLSTDLIIGYYAENDDSFEKTVQLIEKIRPEIINVTKFSPRELTADFEKRPKPTNILKEQDRMIADMHKEILQEKFSNLIGKTEFVLITENGKGRSMIGRDHAYRPIVIMDKTRKFEFHQVEITGFENTSLIGRIID, via the coding sequence ATGAAGATATACTTTGAAGCCTACGGCTGCACTTTGAACCAGGGTGAGACCGCACTCTACGTGAATAAACTCCTAAACGAAGGAAATACGCTTGTATCGAATCCAAAAGAAGCGGATCTATCTATAATAGGCACCTGCGCTGTCATAAAAAAGACGGAAGATCATATGATGGCAAGGATACAGAATCTTTCTAGGTTCGGGAAAGTTGAAGTTATAGGGTGCTTAGCTCCTGTTAAGGGAAAAACCATGGTGGAAGATAATGTCAGCGTAATAGAGAAGGATAGATTCCGAAGCTTTCAAGAGGTCATAGATGAAGTAAGCCCTGTAAATGCAGAGATCGTTTCAGGCATACCAATTAATCAGGGATGTACTGGAAAATGCAATTTCTGCGTATCCCATATAGCTAGAGGAAAACTTGTTTCAAGAAAGCCTGAAAAGATCGCTGGACAGATAAAAATACTCCTTCAGCGCGGAATCAAGGAAATAAAGATAACATCTCTAGATACAGCAGCTTATGGCAAGGATATAGGGCTTCGCCTGCCTCATCTGATAAGAACGATAACAGAAATCGGGGATGACTTTAGGCTAAGGGTAGGAATGATGGAACCCAAGAACACCTTAGAAATTGTTGACGATCTCATAAGTGCATACAGAAGCGAGAAGGTTTTCAAGTTCCTTCATCTTCCCGTGCAGAGCGGAGACGATTATGTCCTAGAAGTTATGAACCGGGAATATACTGTATCAGATTTTATTAGAATAACAGGCAAATTTAGGGAGGCTTTCCCAGATTCGACCCTTTCTACTGATTTAATAATAGGGTACTACGCAGAAAATGATGATAGTTTCGAGAAAACTGTCCAATTAATAGAAAAAATAAGGCCAGAAATTATTAACGTCACTAAGTTCTCTCCGAGGGAACTGACAGCTGACTTCGAAAAGAGGCCAAAGCCCACTAATATACTAAAAGAGCAGGACAGAATGATAGCGGACATGCATAAGGAGATACTACAAGAAAAATTTTCCAATCTTATAGGAAAGACAGAATTTGTATTGATTACGGAAAACGGTAAAGGGCGATCAATGATAGGGCGGGACCATGCCTACAGGCCAATAGTTATAATGGACAAAACAAGGAAATTTGAATTTCATCAGGTTGAAATAACTGGATTTGAAAATACTTCACTTATCGGCAGGATCATCGACTGA
- the dph2 gene encoding diphthamide biosynthesis enzyme Dph2: MNLDIYKDIEEIRAALEHLGAKKILLQLPDGLKPEVYHYFNYLSANYNVVISSSPVYGACDIGPSSIYDKVDAIVQIGHSPMPNVKYPKPTIFVEHHYNARISNIDTSLLEGKYDRIGLLFSVQYKEVADEVRKIFENKGFTVIIGKKDGRMAYDGQVLGCNFSSVHSISYDVDAYVLVSTGQFHGIGAQLSTEREVFVLDLNDYKLHSMKDEADKFIRKRYAQIFRAKEARKICIISDTRIGQRRERLARIILRQVQQMGLEGILAVTDNISNQDLENMRCDAVVYTGCPRVPIDDQQKFTMPLLTPAEFEMGFVKNSNRYVLDEIVSVDDPADK; the protein is encoded by the coding sequence ATGAATTTAGATATATACAAAGATATAGAGGAGATACGTGCTGCATTAGAACATCTAGGGGCAAAGAAGATATTACTACAGCTGCCTGACGGACTCAAGCCCGAGGTATATCACTATTTTAACTACCTTTCAGCTAATTATAATGTAGTGATATCATCTTCACCAGTATACGGGGCTTGTGATATCGGCCCCTCATCCATCTATGATAAGGTAGATGCGATAGTTCAGATCGGGCATTCCCCTATGCCAAACGTAAAATACCCAAAACCTACAATTTTTGTTGAGCACCACTATAATGCGAGGATTTCGAACATTGATACATCGCTGTTGGAGGGAAAATACGATCGTATCGGCCTCTTATTCTCAGTTCAGTATAAAGAAGTTGCTGATGAAGTCAGGAAAATCTTTGAAAATAAGGGATTTACCGTTATAATCGGAAAAAAAGATGGCAGGATGGCCTATGACGGGCAGGTACTAGGATGCAATTTTAGCTCTGTGCATAGCATATCCTACGATGTGGATGCGTACGTTCTTGTGTCTACTGGACAATTTCATGGCATAGGTGCACAACTGTCTACAGAAAGAGAGGTTTTTGTCTTAGATTTAAACGACTATAAGCTTCACTCTATGAAGGATGAAGCAGACAAGTTTATCAGAAAAAGGTATGCCCAGATATTCAGAGCCAAAGAAGCAAGGAAAATATGCATTATATCTGACACAAGGATAGGCCAGAGGAGAGAAAGACTGGCAAGAATCATTCTACGCCAGGTCCAGCAGATGGGGCTTGAAGGTATTTTAGCCGTTACGGACAACATATCGAATCAGGATTTAGAGAACATGAGATGTGATGCAGTAGTATATACAGGCTGCCCAAGGGTTCCGATAGATGACCAGCAAAAATTCACCATGCCTTTGCTGACTCCGGCTGAGTTTGAAATGGGCTTCGTTAAAAACTCAAATAGATATGTGCTGGACGAGATAGTTTCAGTCGATGATCCTGCCGATAAGTGA
- a CDS encoding sugar porter family MFS transporter, which yields MEYHEVIEKLDFSKVTRFYWLLTLLATIGGFLFGYDTSNIGTALVFIPYPVQGFIEGYLVAGASLGAAVGALIAAGLTDRYGRKYLLIADAAIYAAGAILSAFTIDLAMLLLSRTLIGLAVGADSGIATAYISEYAPKDRRGSLGILQQWMITIGILGAYIVGMATLYAAPGLASVLDWRIMLGVAAIPALIGLGFRFMMPESPRWLMINGKYKEASEAFKKLGLNLSVDELKEVKFRQRAKITNGVKRAFLVVALFFVFQQITGINIPFYYGPIVIEKLHLFGSATQSLVFTQIYAVAAATILAVINVAATYIGFRYIDTVGRRKLALLGYSGMTFFGLLGGLLLYLKFDVGLLIAFAGFIIFFAFGVGGTGWMIQGEYFPTNMRGLYASLGAFVDWIANFAIIEIFPVLEALITIKNVMFVFGILSLIAVLIFYYIMPETKELSVEQISDLFENNGLSSLRKASMSYNKSSSGSSGKK from the coding sequence ATGGAATATCATGAAGTTATAGAAAAACTTGACTTCAGCAAAGTCACAAGGTTCTATTGGCTACTGACCTTACTCGCAACTATCGGTGGTTTTCTCTTCGGTTACGATACTTCTAATATCGGCACAGCGTTGGTGTTTATTCCATACCCTGTGCAGGGTTTCATAGAAGGATACCTAGTTGCAGGTGCATCTCTGGGGGCTGCCGTAGGAGCTTTGATTGCAGCTGGTCTCACGGATAGGTACGGCAGGAAATATCTATTGATAGCAGATGCAGCTATTTATGCGGCTGGTGCAATACTATCAGCATTTACCATAGATCTCGCCATGCTTCTCCTATCAAGAACACTTATAGGTTTGGCGGTCGGTGCTGATTCTGGTATAGCTACAGCTTATATATCCGAGTATGCCCCTAAAGACAGGAGAGGTTCACTCGGAATACTGCAGCAGTGGATGATAACTATAGGAATACTTGGTGCTTATATTGTAGGAATGGCCACACTCTATGCTGCACCAGGTCTAGCTTCAGTTTTAGACTGGAGGATAATGCTTGGTGTTGCGGCCATACCTGCTCTCATTGGCCTAGGCTTTAGGTTTATGATGCCCGAATCTCCAAGATGGTTAATGATCAACGGAAAATACAAGGAAGCCTCAGAGGCTTTCAAGAAACTCGGATTAAATCTAAGTGTTGATGAGCTAAAGGAGGTTAAGTTTAGGCAGAGAGCTAAGATCACAAACGGTGTGAAGAGAGCATTTCTAGTTGTCGCCCTTTTCTTTGTATTCCAACAGATTACTGGCATAAATATACCGTTCTATTATGGGCCAATAGTAATTGAAAAATTACACCTGTTTGGCTCGGCAACGCAATCTTTAGTATTTACACAAATATATGCTGTAGCAGCTGCAACAATACTCGCAGTGATTAACGTGGCAGCAACATACATAGGCTTCAGGTACATAGATACGGTCGGAAGAAGGAAGTTAGCCCTACTAGGATACTCCGGTATGACGTTCTTCGGTTTACTGGGCGGGCTTTTGCTCTACCTTAAATTTGATGTTGGTTTACTAATTGCATTTGCCGGCTTCATAATCTTCTTTGCATTCGGTGTCGGTGGTACAGGTTGGATGATTCAGGGTGAGTACTTCCCAACCAATATGAGAGGCCTCTATGCATCTCTTGGAGCTTTTGTAGATTGGATCGCTAACTTTGCCATAATAGAAATATTCCCTGTACTCGAAGCATTAATAACAATAAAAAATGTAATGTTTGTTTTCGGCATCCTTTCATTAATAGCAGTATTGATCTTTTATTATATAATGCCAGAAACCAAAGAATTGTCCGTGGAACAAATTAGCGACTTATTCGAGAATAACGGCCTATCGTCGTTGAGAAAAGCCTCTATGAGCTACAATAAGAGCTCATCCGGATCCAGCGGCAAGAAATAG
- a CDS encoding acyl-CoA dehydrogenase family protein has product MLCLSEEQSIIKGSIAEFTKRRIEPIEKRIEDDDYFPMDILREIGKNGFFSVMLPGIGVQDTYSFSLIAEEISKVSPEVAWLYVTHVAASYALDKLGTEEQKDSYLRKMADGEIIGTIAITESSSGATASAIASSARKYEENWILEGSKTFITMGGDADLYAVLAKTHEDPAAFTTFIVLKSDVGLELGTHLIGSAMKGIGWGEISFNNLILEKHRILGKENEGIKIIPTIARIFSIGAASISLGIMERALELVSSHVKERKIACKSLLSNQTVQDKLFHLYADTEAARSLVYRASINDDIRLAYSAKLFSTERSIAVTESAVSLFGATGYEESLAIPKLLNKAIAVPLHFINNAILTGLFITAID; this is encoded by the coding sequence ATGTTGTGCCTTTCTGAAGAGCAAAGCATTATTAAAGGAAGCATCGCTGAATTCACAAAGCGAAGGATAGAACCGATCGAGAAGAGGATCGAAGATGATGATTATTTCCCGATGGATATACTTAGAGAAATAGGGAAAAATGGGTTTTTCTCCGTCATGCTGCCAGGCATAGGTGTCCAAGATACTTATTCATTTTCCTTAATAGCAGAAGAGATCTCAAAGGTTTCCCCTGAAGTCGCATGGCTTTACGTAACTCACGTTGCTGCTTCATATGCTTTAGATAAGTTAGGGACAGAAGAACAAAAAGATAGTTATCTAAGGAAAATGGCGGATGGTGAAATCATAGGCACTATAGCAATCACTGAATCATCTTCTGGAGCTACAGCTTCTGCAATTGCTTCTTCCGCCAGGAAGTACGAGGAAAATTGGATACTTGAAGGGTCTAAGACATTCATCACTATGGGTGGAGACGCTGATCTATACGCTGTTCTGGCCAAAACGCATGAAGATCCAGCTGCGTTTACTACATTTATTGTTTTAAAAAGTGACGTAGGATTAGAACTCGGAACTCATCTTATCGGATCAGCAATGAAAGGGATAGGTTGGGGCGAAATAAGCTTCAATAATCTCATACTTGAAAAACACAGAATCCTTGGAAAGGAGAACGAAGGCATAAAAATAATTCCAACTATAGCAAGGATATTTTCAATAGGCGCTGCATCAATCTCCCTTGGAATAATGGAACGTGCTTTGGAGCTAGTTTCATCGCATGTTAAAGAGAGAAAAATAGCTTGTAAAAGTCTCTTATCTAACCAGACAGTTCAAGATAAGCTCTTCCATTTGTATGCTGATACAGAGGCAGCAAGATCTCTGGTTTATAGGGCATCGATAAATGATGATATCCGCCTAGCCTATTCTGCAAAGCTGTTTTCCACGGAAAGATCAATAGCAGTTACTGAATCTGCAGTCAGTTTATTTGGAGCCACAGGGTACGAAGAAAGCTTAGCTATACCGAAATTGCTTAACAAGGCAATTGCTGTTCCCTTACACTTTATAAATAATGCAATCCTAACTGGGCTATTTATAACGGCCATTGATTGA
- a CDS encoding SDR family oxidoreductase produces MSGKLEGKTALITGASKGLGRAIAEEFAKEGARVAINYAHDEKSALEVKKITGGEIFKADVSNRDQVKEMARQIHEKLGKIDILVNNSGIWYLMPFENYDEEKVRRMLDVNLMGAIYTTLEFLPDLKEKKGTIINIGSNAGIGTAAKNTTFYSLTKAAIIMLTKRLAFDLSEYSIRVNAIAPGWIETDLTIGGKTDEEIRKLEEDFKSRTTLKMFGKPEYIGKAALFLASSDSVYMNGQVIVIDGGRIDNLTHSI; encoded by the coding sequence ATGTCAGGAAAGCTTGAAGGCAAAACAGCGCTCATTACGGGTGCTTCCAAAGGCCTAGGCAGGGCCATAGCAGAAGAATTCGCCAAAGAAGGCGCAAGAGTTGCTATAAATTACGCCCACGACGAGAAATCCGCTCTTGAGGTTAAGAAAATAACCGGTGGAGAAATATTTAAAGCAGATGTATCAAACAGAGATCAAGTAAAGGAAATGGCTAGGCAAATACATGAAAAACTAGGGAAAATTGACATACTTGTCAATAACTCCGGCATATGGTACCTTATGCCTTTTGAGAATTACGATGAGGAAAAAGTAAGGCGAATGTTAGATGTTAATTTAATGGGTGCTATCTATACAACCCTGGAATTTTTGCCAGACTTAAAGGAAAAAAAGGGAACAATTATCAACATAGGGTCAAATGCCGGCATTGGTACAGCGGCGAAGAACACAACTTTCTATTCTCTTACAAAGGCTGCCATTATTATGTTAACAAAGAGGCTTGCATTTGATCTTTCCGAATATAGCATAAGGGTAAACGCCATCGCACCAGGATGGATAGAAACAGACCTAACAATAGGCGGAAAAACTGATGAGGAAATAAGAAAACTTGAGGAAGACTTTAAGTCTAGAACCACGCTGAAGATGTTCGGCAAACCAGAGTATATAGGCAAGGCGGCCTTGTTCCTCGCTTCCTCTGATTCCGTTTATATGAACGGCCAAGTAATAGTGATAGATGGAGGTAGGATAGACAATTTAACTCATAGTATTTAA